The window AATAAAAGTTAAAATAGGTCTTTGGACCTCCTAGCAATGACCAGAAGCACTGGAGCAATCTGAAGGTGTACCACCATCCTTGTGCCCCCTTCACCGGAGTTGGGAAAATCTTGTTATAGTAGAGACTGCTATAGTAAATAAATGGAATTCTTATGTAAACTACACGTACTGCTACTATATTACTCCCtatgtaaagaaatataagagcatttagatcactactttagtaatcTACACGACCCCCACGCCAGGCAGCAGCGCTGCCGTAGCGAAGAAAGGAGAGAGGAACCGACTGGATGGGGAAAGCGACTCTCAAGGGGCCACTGACCATGGGCTTGGATTTATAGAGAAGGGCCGAAGGTCAAGAGAGTTCGAATTTTTGAAAAAGGGGCGGGAGGCTTAAAATTTTAGTTTCGGCGGGTGGGGAAGAGATGCATTTTGCTGGCGCGGAAGGAGTAACGCAGCGTCAACAATTAATTTTCTGGGGAGCACAATATGTGCAACGATTGACTGCTAGGGAATCAAGGAGTCATGCATGCGCGCGGTACATTTCTATAAAAATCAGGTGATTAATCACcttaggctggttgtaatgggaagtatcgtatactagtatcatgcatatgatactagtctATAATACTACATctctaatgcatagtatcataagttggTATCATAAAGGACTACATTTATTGCCATGACACAAAGTAGCACATCATTTAATAtaatacggtatcatgatataaTACTCAAGcttctctttcttcatttaatatTATGCCACCTTATCAAAATTGCTTAGTTTACATGCATGATATTCCCATTACGGGCAGCCTTACATAATTTGCCCAACTTTATCGAAAACAGAATAAGTATGCTGCTAAAAATTCTGTGATGATTAGTTATGGCTAGTGATCCTCCGCATGACCTGGACTTGTGTCGTCCTTGTTTACAAGATAGTATCCTTGTGTTTCGAGTTTCGGCGTAGTAGACAAATGTATGTGTGCATATTCTTATTCTTTTCTGGCGCGCGATGGATTTGCTTCGCATGCACGAGGTTTTTCATTTTAATTTTACAAGGAAGCAAAGCAAAGCACCATGGAGGCTGGAGCTCAGGAGGAAACATCCAGCAAGAAATTATTAATTTGAAACATTATTCGGAACTCTCTACCAAAGCACTATGAGCTCGCTCAGGAGGAAACATCACTCGTGCCAGCCAAGACAAGATATCATCATGCCTTGCCTATTTATAATTATGTACCAAATTTTTGTTTTGAGAAAACTGTACCAAATAGTAAGTACTCTTttcgtttttatttactctgcatattaggtttgattgaaatcaaacttcataaaatttggTCAAGTTTATAGAAAAAGATATATTTATCATAACAAATCTATATTTTTTTTGCGGGGAtaacaaatctatatgatgtgaaagtacattcaataataaatctaatggtattgatttgttattatGTATGCTAATATTTCTATTTATAAATTTTGTCAAAatttacaaagcttgactttgatCAAAGCTAATACGCGGGCTAAATAAAAACGAAGGATACACCTTAACAAGAATTATTTGGAgggatttttatttctgtgcccctcGTTCGTTAGTTCTACTCATTCATCCTCATGCttttaacttttgctcacttttccccactccctttcCCGAAACCCTCTGAACTGGTCACAGCGgacgttgccgtcgggtcaatggcttgaccgttaactctgacgagtggggccgcgtaGGGCGGAGTCCATATTTTGACCGTTACGTGGTAACTAGTGGGGCCGCGAAACTGACACTCACTGTAACCTGAATCAGATCTAGTCGCTTCCGCGCCGCCCCCTCCGCCGCCGGCGTGCCGCCTCCGCCGCATCTACCCTCTCTCCCCATCTAGGATTAGGAAGCGATGTCGGGGGGGCACCCCGTCCGGCCCATCGACCGTGGAGATGATTGGGTCGAATCAGAGGCTGGTAATTCATGGATTCCACCTGGGTAAGCATCGTTTTCCTCTCAAATTGATTAGGAGATCCGTAAATTAGGCTGTATTTGATCATCGTTGGCGTGAATCAGTGTAATTTATCTGAAATTTTTTGGCCTAACTGCGCCCTTTATCTTATTTCAATCGAACAGGGTTGATCCCGCACTTGCTTTTCGACTGGCGGTTAGAATGGAAACTAGCGAGATGCGTGGAACTAAACCGTGTATGATTTCTGGATTTTTCTATCCTAAAGTGGTAGAAACCAGCGTTTCGTTCAGAGATTTCCGCGAGGCACTCTATTGTGAGTATCCGTGGAGCCCTGCTGATGCTGTTGAACTGAGATATTTCGACAGTATCGAGCAGAGATTTGTCCCATTAACTTGTGATGAGCCTCTGGGATTTCTATTTAGTTTGAATGCTGACAGTCGTTTCGGTAAAATCCATATCGGTGTGCTTCATGCACTCAAACATTGTATCCCGAAGGGTGTTCAGACATCATCTGTCTCTGCTAATAGCGAGCGTCCTCGCACTCCTTATAGGTCGAGACCAAGTAAACCTAGTGGTTCTAAAAGCCAGAACATGTCGGCTGTCGGTAATTCTGCCACTTCTCCTCTCCCTTCTGCACATGATGTAGAAGTAGATGCAGAGCCTGGCGAGGAAGTGCCTcgacatgatgatgaggatgagatTCTATTCCCTAAACTGGTAGATAGAGTCAGTCAACAGGCAGTGGAAGATGAATATGCAGAGGAGCCTAGTAGCCGTGCTAGATTTGATGACACTGACGATGAAGAGAGGGAGGAGAACATCGACTCCTTAGTTTTACAAGAATATGATGGTGAGGACATGCCAACAATTGAGTGGAACAGGAAGAATCCTGACCTTACTCCAGGAACCGTATTCGAATCGATGGTGGACTGTCGTAATGCAATGACTACACATTGCATTCTCACTGAAAACTCTTATGAGGTTGATAGGAGTGAGCCAGGAAGATTCACTGTTCATTGCCCTTATGATAGGTGTAGGTGGAGGTTGCATGCATCCACTATGCGAAAGAGCAAATTGATTCAGGTATTACAACTGAATATTGTTATCAGATTATTTATCCATTCTATATTCAGATCATCTATACTGTTTCTTAATTGTATTTGACATCATTTTTCATTTTGTTTCAGATAAAAAGCAACCCACACGGGCACACTTGCCCACCTGGAGGGGGAGGGGAAAGGACAAATCTAAGCTTGCATAGACTAGGTGGGTGGCAGATGCAATCTTGGATCTGGTGAGGGAAACACCAACAATTGTTCCAACAGCACTCCATGGGAAGCTATTTGAGAAGTACAAGATTAATGTACAGTACATGAAGATTTTCTATGCTAAGGAAAGGGCTCTTGATAGGATTAATGGCCCATGGAATGAGAGTTTTCAGTTGCTTTACACCTTCAAAGCTGAAGTGGAGACGGCTAGTCCAGGGAGTGTtgtagagattgacaagcataTAGTTAAGTACAAATTACAAGGGAAGGCAATGGAGAAGGAGTGCTTCAGGAGGgcttttgtttgtttcaaggcttGCTGGCAGGGGTTTCTGAATGGTTGTAGGCCCTATTTGGCTGTCGATGCAACTGCTTTGAATGGAAGATGGAGAGGCCAGCTAGCAGCAGCTTCTGCagttgatggacacaactggCTATTCCCAGTTGCATTTGGTGTGTTGGAGGTAGAGTGTGAGGAGAGTTGGGTCTGGTTTCTGCAGCAGTTGCGCAACATTATAGGTACACCCTCAGGTTTAGTTATACACACAGATGCTTGCAAGGGTTTAGAAACTGCAGTAGAAATTGTATTCCCTGGAGTGGAACATAGGGAATGTATGCGACACCTAGCGCAGAATTTTAAAAAGAAATTCAAAGGCAAAGTTTATGATGAGAATCTATGGCCAGCATCATACACATGCAGCTTGAGGAAGCATGAGCACCATTTGAGAGTGTTGTATGCTCATAATACTTTGGTGAAGGAGTACATGGATGAACATCATGCAAAACTGTGGTCAAGAAGCAAGTTCAATGAAATCTGTAAAGTAGACTATCTGACCAATAACCTCGCTGAGTGTTTCAATGCAAAGTTCAAGTCAGTGAAAGGGCTTTTGTTGTGGCAAGCATTTGATAAGATCAGGCAGATGATCATGGTAAAGATGGCTTTTCGAAAAAGAATTGCAGAAACACAATATGTTGGCCATCTTATGCTCCCATCTCAGATTAAGGCATTGCATGCCAAGGCAAGAGGACTAAGGATGAAATGCATTCGACCGTCGACATACAAGGCTGAGGTGACATACACTGACAGTAAAAATAGGGAATGGAGATATCCAatgaaccttgcaaccaatgaaTGCTGTAGTAGGCAATGGCAGATCCGTGGGAAGCCGTGCATACATGCCCTACATCTCATGACTGTTATTGGACGTGAAGATGGTGAAGTTGATAAGTATTGCTCTGAATATTTCTCTGTTGCCAAATTTAGGGTTGCTTATGCTGAAAATGTGCCTGCACTCTTGGGAAAAGACCAATGGAACATAGTAGACCCAGGGTTCAAACTCCATTCTCCTCATCTCCTGTACTGACTAGACCACCAGGAAGACCAAGGAAAAACAGGATAAGAGCTGGTGTAGAGGGTCGTGTAAAAAATCAATGTAAGTGCAAAAGATGTGGTATCCTAGGGCATATtgtagtgttggaaatatgccctagaggcaataataaatggttattattatatttctttgttcatgataatcgtctattgttcatgctataattgtattgtccggaaatcgtaatacatgtgtgaatgtatagaccacaacgtgtccctagtaagcctctagttgactagctcgttgatcaacagatagtcatggtttcctgactatggacattggatgtcattgataacgggatcacatcattaggagaatgatgtgatggacaggacccaatcctaagcatagcataaaagatcgtgtagtttcgtttgctagagcttttccaatgtcaagtatcttttccttagaccatgagatcgtgcaactcccggataccgtaggagtgctttgggtgtgccaaacgtcacaacgtaactgggtgactataaaggtgcactacgggtatctccgaaagtgtctgttgggttggcacggatcgagactgggatttgtcactccgtgtgacggagaggtatctctgggcccactcggtaatgcgtcatcataatgagctctatgtgactagggcgttagtcacaggatcatgcattgcggtacgagtaaagagacttgccggtaacgagattgaacaaggtattgggataccgacgatcgaatctcgggcaagtaacataccgattgacaaagggaattgcatacgggattgattgaatcctcgacaccgtggttcatccgatgagatcatcgtggaacatgtgggagccaacatgggtatccagatcccgctgttggttattgaccggagaggcgtctcggtcatgtctgcatgtctcccgaacccgtagggtctacacacttaaggttcggtgacgctagggttgtagagatatgtgtatgcggaaacccgaaagttgttcggagtcccggatgagatcccggacgtcacgagaggttccggaatggtccggaggtgaagaattatatataggaattcaagtttcggccaccgggaaagtttcgggggttaccggtattgtatcgggaccaccggaagggtcccgggggtccaccgggtggggccacctatcccggagggccccgtgggctgaagtgggaagggaaccagcccctagtgggctggccgcccccccccatgggcctccccccatgcgcctagggttgggaaccctagggtggggggcttcccacttgccttggggggcaaggcaccccccttggccgccgcccccaccctagatgggatccctggccggcgcccccccccctcccagggggcctatataaagggggggagggagggcagcaagacaacagccttgggcgcttccctcctcccctgctacacctctccgtctcgcagaagctcggcgaagccctgccgagacccgctacatccaccaccacgccgtcgtgctgctggatctccatcaacctctcctttccccttgctggatcaagaaggaggagacgtcgctgcaccgtacgtgtgttgaacgcggaggtgccgtccgttcggcacttggtcatcggtgatttggatcacggcgagtacgactccgtcatccacgttcattggaacgcttccgctcgcgatctacaagggtatgtagatgcactcctttcccctcgttgctagtatactccatagatgcatcttggtgagcgtaggaaaattttaaaattatgctacgattcccaacagtggcatcatgagccaggcctatgcgtagttactatgcacgagtagaacacaaagcagttgtgggcgttgagtttgccaattcttcttgccgctactagtcgtttcttgtttcggcggcattgtaggatgaagcggcccggaccaaccttacacgtacgcttacgtgagacaggttccaccgactgacatgcactagttgcataaggtggctagcgggtgtctgtctctcctactttagtcggaacggattcgatgaaaagggtccttatgaagggtaaatataaattggcaaatcacgttgtggtcatacgtaggtaagaaaacgttcttgctagaaacctacaaaccacgtaaaaacttgcaacaacaattagaggacgtctaacttgtttttgcagcaagtgctatgtgatgtgatatggccagaagatgtgatgaatgatatatgtgatgtatgagattgatcatattcttgtaataggaatcacgacttgcatgtcgatgagtatgacaaccggcaggagccataggagttgtctttattattttgtatgacctgcgtgtcattgaataacgccatgtaaattactttactttgttgctaaacgcgttagccatagaagtagaagtaatcgttcgcgtgacgacttcatgaagacacaatgatggagatcatgatgatggcgatcatggtgtcatgccggtgacgaagatgatcatggtgccccgaagatggagatcaaaggagcataatgatattggccatatcatgtcactatttgattgcatgtgatgtttatcatgtttttgcatcttatttgcttagaacaacggtagtaagtaagatgatcccttataataatttcaagaaagtgttcaccctaactgtgcaccgttgcgaaggttcattgttttgaagcaccacgtgatgatcgggtgtgatagattctaacgttcgaatacaacgggtgttgacgagcctagcatgtacagacatggcctcggaacacacgcaatacacttaggttgacttgacgagcctagcatgtgcagacatggccttggaacacggaggaccgaaaggtcgagcatgagtcgtatagaagatacgatcaacatggagatgttcaccgatcttgactagtccgtctcacgtgatgatcggacacggcctagttaaactcggatcatgtttcacttagatgactagagggatgtctatctgagtgggagttcattaaataatttgattagatgaactcaattatcatgaacttagtctaaaatctttacactatgtcttgtagatcaaatggccaacgttttcctcaatttcaacgcgttcctagagaaaaccaagctgaaagatgatggcagcaactatacggactgggtccggaacctgaggatcatcctcatagtagccaagaaagattatgtcttagaagcaccgctaggtgatgcaccaatcccacagaaccaagacgttatgaacgcttggcagcagcgtgctgatgattactccctcgttcagtgcggcatgctttacagcttagaaccgggtctccaaaagcgttttgataaacatggagcatatgagatgttcgaggagctgaaattggttttccaagctcatgcccgggtcgagagatatgatgtctccgacaagttcttcagctgtaaaatggaggagaatagttctgttagtgagcacatactcagaatgtctgggttgcataaccgcttgtctcagctgggagtcaatctcccggatgacgcggtcattgacagaatcctccagtcgcttccaccaagctacaagagctttgtgatgaacttcaatatgcaggggatggaaaagaccattcctgaggtatattcaatgctgaaatcagctgaggtagagatcaggaaagaacatcaagtgttgatggtgaataaaaccactaagttcaagaagggcaagggtaagaagaacttcaagaaggacggcaagggagttgccgcgcccggtaaaccagttactgggaagaagtcaaagaatggacccaagcccaagactgagtgcttttattgcaagggaagtggtcactggaagcggatctgccccaaatacttagcggacaagaagaaggccagcaacatcaaaggtatatgtgatatacatgtaattgatgtgtaccttaccagtactcgtagtagctcctgggtatttgataccggtgcggttgctcatatttgtaactcaaaacaggaactacggaataaacggagactggcgaaggacaaggtgacgatgcgcgtcgggaatggttccaaggtcgatgtgatcgccgtcggcacgctacctctgcatctacccacgggattagttttaaacctcaataattgttatttagtgccagctttgagcatgaacattgtatctggatctcgtttaattcgagatggctactcatttaaatccgagaataatggttgttctatttatttgagagatatgttttatggtcatgccccgctggtcaatggtttatttttgatgaatctcgaacgtgatgttacacatgttcatagtgtgaataccaaaagatgtaaagttgataacgatagtcccacatacttgtggcactgccgccttggtcacattggtgtcaagcgcatgaagaagctccatgcagatggacttttggagtctcttgattacgaatcatttgacacgtgcgaaccatgcctcatgggtaaaatgatcaatactccgttctccggaacaatggagcgagcaaccaacttattggaaatcatacataccgatgtgtgcggtccaatgagtgttgaggctcgcggaggatatcgttatgttctcactctcactgatgacttaagtagatatgggtatgtctacctaatgaaacacaagtctgaaacctttgaaaagttcaaggaatttcagagtgaggttgagaatcaacatgacaggagaataaaattcttacgatcagatcgtggtggagaatatttaagtcacgagtttggtgcacacttaaggaaatgtggaatagtttcacaactcatgccgcctggaacacctcagagaaatggtgtgtccgaacatcgtaatcgcactctattggatatggtgcgatctatgatgtctcttaccgatttactgctctcattttggggctatgctttagagactgccgcattcactttaaatagggctccgtcaaaatccgttgagacgacaccgtatgaattatggtttgggaagaaacctaagctatcgtttctaaaagtttggggatgcgatgcttatgtcaagaaacttcaacctgaaaagctcgaacccatgtcggaaaaatgcgtcttcataggataccccaaggaaactattgggtataccttctacctcagatccgaaggcaagatcttcgttgccaagaacgggtcctttctggagaaggagtttctctcgaaagaattgagtgggaggaaagtggaacttgatgaggtgatagtcaccccttccgaaccggaaagtagcgcagcgtgggaaaatgttcctgtggtgcctacaccgactggggaggaagttaatgatgatgatcatgaagcttcagatcaagttactgaacttcgtaggtccacaaggacacgttccgcaccagagtggtacgacaaccctgtcctggaaatcatgttgttggacaaaggagaaccttcgaactatgaagaagcgatggcgggcccggattccgaaaaatggctggaagccatgaaatccgagataggatccatgtatgaaaacgaagtatggactttgactgacttgcccgatgatcggcgagccatagaaaacaaatggatctttaagaagaagacggacgcggatggtaatgtgaccatctacaaagctcgacttgtcgctaagggttatcgacaagttcaaggggttgactacgatgagactttctcacccgta is drawn from Aegilops tauschii subsp. strangulata cultivar AL8/78 chromosome 1, Aet v6.0, whole genome shotgun sequence and contains these coding sequences:
- the LOC109736430 gene encoding uncharacterized protein, yielding MSAVGNSATSPLPSAHDVEVDAEPGEEVPRHDDEDEILFPKLVDRVSQQAVEDEYAEEPSSRARFDDTDDEEREENIDSLVLQEYDGEDMPTIEWNRKNPDLTPGTVEVACIHYAKEQIDSDAILDLVRETPTIVPTALHGKLFEKYKINVQYMKIFYAKERALDRINGPWNESFQLLYTFKAEVETASPGSVVEIDKHIVKYKLQGKAMEKECFRRAFVCFKACWQGFLNGCRPYLAVDATALNGRWRGQLAAASAVDGHNWLFPVAFGVLEVECEESWVWFLQQLRNIIGTPSGLVIHTDACKGLETAVEIVFPGVEHRECMRHLAQNFKKKFKGKVYDENLWPASYTCSLRKHEHHLRVLYAHNTLVKEYMDEHHAKLWSRSKFNEICKVDYLTNNLAECFNAKFKSVKGLLLWQAFDKIRQMIMVKMAFRKRIAETQYVGHLMLPSQIKALHAKARGLRMKCIRPSTYKAEVTYTDSKNREWRYPMNLATNECCSRQWQIRGKPCIHALHLMTVIGREDGEVDKYCSEYFSVAKFRVAYAENVPALLGKDQWNIVDPGFKLHSPHLLY